The Anaerohalosphaeraceae bacterium genomic interval GTAACCATGCCGGCCTGAGCGACACGGCCGGCGAAGAGACGGCCGATAGCGATACGCCCGACATACTCCGAATAATCTACGGAGGTTACGAGCATCTGGAGGGGCGCTTCGGCATCGGCTTTGGGAGCGGGGACCTGGTCAATAATGGTCTGAAAAATCGGTTCCATGTTCTGCCGGGGCTGGTCGAGCTCTCTGACAGCCCAGCCGTATCGGGCGGAGGCATAGAGAACAGGGAAATCAAGAGCCTCATTGTCTGCATTCAGCGAGACGAACAAATCAAACACTTCATTGAGCACATCGTTCGGCCGGGCATCGGGGCGGTCCACTTTGTTGATGACAACGATGGGTTTGAGTTTGTGGCTCAGGGCTTTGGAGAGAACAAATCGGGTCTGCGGCATCGGGCCGTCGAAGGCGTCCACCAGCAGCAGAACCCCGTCGGCCATTTTCAGCACCCGCTCGACTTCCCCGCCGAAATCGGCGTGCCCGGGGGTATCCATGATGTTGATTTTGTATTCTCGTCCTTCCGGGTCTGTATATTCGATAGCGCAGTTTTTGCTGAAGATGGTAATGCCGCGTTCCCGCTCGAGCGGGTTGGAGTCCATAATCAGCCCATGCTGGCCGCCAGCCAGTTTGTCCAGTTCGCTTTCGCGGAACATCCCGGACTGGTAGAGCAGCTGGTCCACCAGCGTCGTTTTCCCATGGTCCACATGGGCAATAATAGCCACATTTCGTATTTGTTCAGGAGACCACATAACTTTCCTTAATTCTCCGGATTCTCAGGTTGAAAAAAGGGGCAGTGTACTCAGGAAGCGAAAGAAGTCAAGTTTTCTTTTGGTGAGAGCAAGAGCAGGGAAACAAACGCCAAAACGGCTTTAAAAGGCATAGGTAAACTCTCTGGGATGCCTTCTGAACGCCGCAAAAAGGTTTTCGAAAAGAAAAAGGGTTTAAAGCTCAGCTGACGTATTCTGCCGAGCAAAGGGCGACATAGATGGAGCGTCCCTTTTGCTGGTATTCGAGTTTTCCTTCTCGAGCCAGCCAGCCGAGTCCCTGAAAGGCAATCTGCGCAGGCAGCTTGGTCCGCTTGGGAATATCTGTGATATTGACAGGGGCCTTGGCGGCGGCGAGCATTTTCCAGATTTGTCCGGCGGCAGAACCGATTTTATCCAGCATACGTTCCCTCGCTTTTCTTCAGCAAGCAGATTTGACCGGTTTCCCCTCTCTCGGACGGTTCCGTGCAAACCTGCTCCGAATGAATCCGATAAACTTCCTTGTCAATATAAGAATTGCATCTTCCCCCGTCAAGGTCTTTCGGCTGTTCGAAAAAAAATTCTTTTATGGGGTTTGACGCGACAAACAGCCGTCAGTAGGATGATGGGCGAACAGCTCCGAGTGCATGCAAGTAAAGACCCGAACGGCAAAAAGATCGAGTAAGGAGGTTCCCTTGATTCAGGACCGAAAGATTGCCTATTTTTCCATGGAAATCGGGATTGAAGAAGCGATGCCGACTTACAGCGGCGGCTTAGGCGTGCTGGCCGGAGATACCATCCTGGCGGCGGCGGATGCCGAAGTGCCGATGGCGGCGGTTTCCCTGGTACACCGAAAGGGCTATTTTTTCCAAAAATTGACGGAGGACGGCCGGCAGATTGAGGAACCGGTCATTTGGAACGTCGAGGATTTTTTGGAAGAGATGCCGCCCCGAGTGAGTGTGGTGATTGAAGGGCGAACGGTTCAGATTCGCTGCTGGAAATATCAAGCCAGGGGAATCAGCGGGTATATTGTGCCGGTTTATTTCCTGGATACCGATTTGGAAGCCAACGCGCCGCAGGACCGGGAGCTGACGGATTATCTGTACGGGAAAGACAAGCGGTATCGGCTTTGTCAGGAGATTGTGCTGGGCATCGGAGGGGTGCGGATGCTGCGGGCTCTCGGGTATGAGCAGCTCGAGCGTTTCCATATGAATGAAGGACATGCCAGTCTTTTAACGCTGGAGCTGCTGGAGGAGCAGAAGCGGAAACGGAACGGACAGACAATCAGCGAGGAAGATATTGCCGCCGTGCGTCGGCAGTGTGTGTTTACGACGCACACGCCGGTGGCGGCCGGGCACGACCAGTTCCCGATGGATTTGGTCCGGCAGGTGCTCGGTCAGCAGGAAGCGTTTTCGCTGAACAATGTTTTCTGCTGCGGGGATATGCTGAATATGACGTATCTGGCGCTGAATCTGAGCCATTATGTCAACGGCGTGGCCAAAAAGCACGGGGAGGTCTCTCGCCATATGTTTGGGGGGTATGAGATTGATGCGATTACCAACGGGGTTCATGCGGCTCGGTGGACTTCGGAGCCGTTTGCAGAATTGTTCGATAAATACATTCCGGGCTGGCGGGAAGACAATTTCAGCCTGAGGTATGCGTTGAGTGTTCCTTCGGAGGAGGCATGGGAAGCGCATCTTCAGAACAAACGGCGGCTGGTGTCTTTTGTGAATCGGGAAACCAATGCCGGCATGGATGCGGAAACGCTGACGCTGGGGTTTGCGCGGCGGGCAACCAGTTATAAGCGTGCGGATTTGATTTTCAGCGATCAGCACCGGCTGAAATCGCTGTGCCGCAAGGGCGGACGGCTGCAAATCATTTTTGCCGGCAAGGCCCACCCGAATGATTTTGAGGGCAAGGAGCTGATTCGCCGGATTTTTGCCGCCCGCGGGGAGCTGATGCCGGAAGTGCGGACGGCGTATCTGTCCAATTACGATATGGCCATGGGGCGGCTGATTACATCAGGAGTGGATGTCTGGCTGAACACGCCCCAGCCGCCGCTGGAGGCCTCGGGCACCAGCGGAATGAAGGCCGCCTTAAACGGAGTGCCTTCTTTGAGTGTGCTGGACGGGTGGTGGATTGAAGGATGTATTGAAGGGGTGACGGGCTGGGCAATCGGGGAGAATCATCGGCAGGCTGAAGTGCCGGGGGACCGTCAAAAAGATGCAGAATCACTTTATGAAAAACTGGAGAAAGTCTTGTATGTTTATTACAAAACGCCGCTTCAGTTCCGCAAGGTGATGCTGCACGCCATCGCCCTGAATGGGTCGTTCTTTAATACCCAGCGGATGATGCAGCAGTATGTCCTGAAGGCCTATTTCAGCTGAAAAATCTCTTACGAATCGAGGTTGAACAAATCGAGCCACTGCTGGGTTTCGGCCCGGCTGATACCCTGCCGTTTTTCTTTGGGTTCGGGGCGGGGCGGTTCTTTCTCGAGAAGTTTGCCGACCATATCCCAAAATGTTTCCGAGCGGACCGCGGCGGCTTTTCGGCGTTTTGCCGCAGCCACCAAACGAAGGTCGCTGCTGATGACGACCAGTGAGCGGGGGGCCGTGCAGGTCTGGATTTTTTCTTCGATGAGGGTGTCGGCGTCCCGAAAGGAGCCGGAGAAGAGCACCTCAATATTGCTGAAGCCGGCCAGTCCTGTTTTGTCCGGAGGACCGATGCCGTCGAAAATAATCTGACCGCGATTGCGGGTGCGGCGGAGGTATTCGGTCAGGATGCGAATCAGACCGGCTTCGTCCAGACCCGCCATCGTTTCCTGACGCTGAATGACCCGCAGCAGGTTGTAGCCGTCAATCAGCAGGGGCAAGGGGCATATCCTTCGGCACAATAGCGGATTTCGCCGGCTACGATGGTATAGAGTACTTTGCCTTTCACTGTCCAGCCGGCATAGGGACAGTTGTGGCTTTTGGAGAAGAAACGGTTGGGGTCAATCGTCCATTCGGCATCCGGGTCAATGATGGTAATATCCGCCCGGTCGCCGACACCGAGGGTGCCTTTGCTGATGTTCAGAATTCGAGCGGGCCGATAGGTGAGCATGGCCAGCAGCTGGGGCCAGTCAATGACACCCGGGTCGATGAGGGCCTTGCGGTACAAAGGCAGGGCGCACTCGAGCGAGGCGATGCCGAAAGGTGCCGCCAGAAATTCGAGTTCCTTTTCGCTTTTCAGATGGGGGGCATGGTCTGTAGCCAGTGCGTCAACGAGCCCCTCCTGAATGGCTCTGCGCAGAGCTTCCACATCGGCCAGGGTTCTCAGCGGCGGATTGACTTTATAGTTTGTATCATAGTCTTTCAGGAGCTCTTCCGTCAGCAGCAGATGATGCGGTGTCACCTCGCAGGTAACGGGCAGGCCTTCCTGTTTGGCCTGACGAATCAGCTGCACGGAGCCGGCGGTGGAGATGTGCTGGGCGTGATAGCGGGTCTTGGTTTTTTTGACCAGCTGAATATCCCGCCAGAGCATCATTTCTTCAGCCAGCGGGTCCATCCCCGGAAGTCCGAGCAGAGTGGCATTGTAGCCGGCATTCATTACGCCTCCCCGGGCGAGAGAATCATCCTGGCAATGCTGGGCCACCACCCGGTTGAACATCGAGGCATATTTGAGGGCCCGGAGCATCACGGCCGTATTTTGAACCCCGCTGCCGTCGTCGGTGAAGCCGATGGCACCGGCCTGGGCCATCAGCCCCATTTCGGACAATTCCTCTCCGGCTCGACCTTTGGTGAGTGTGCCCATTACATAGATGAAGGTTTTTCGGGCCTGTCGTCCCATTCGATGAACAAACTCAACGCTGGTGGCATTGTCGATAGGAGGACTGGTGTTGGGCATGCAGACGACGGAGGTAAATCCGCCTGCTACGGCGGCGGCGGAGCCGGAGGCGATGGTTTCTTCTTCCTCGTCGCCCGGTTCGCGAAAGTGCACGTGCAGGTCAATCAGACCGGGGGAGACTATTTTGCCGGAGGCATCAATGATAATGTCGGCTTTGGCGGGAAGGCGTCCGATTTGACTGACTTTGCCGTCGGCGACAAGCAGGTCGGCGGTTTGATCCACGCCGTTGGCCGGGTCAATGAGGCGTCCGTTTCGAATCAGAATGGAAGGTGCGGTTTCTTTCATGGCAGAGAATCCTTTGCTTCGAGGACGGCCGCCTGGTTGACCAGGAACAGCACGGCCATTCGAATCGCCAGACCGTTGGAGACCTGACGCAGAATGACGCTGTTGGGGCCGTCGGCTACTTCCGATTCGATTTCCAGCCCGCGGTTGAGAGGGCCCGGATGCATGACCAGGATATCCGGTTTGGCTTTTTTGAGCCGCTCAACGGTCAGGCCGTAAAAGTGGGAATATTCCCGCACGGTGGGAAAGAGATTTCCGCCGAGCCTCTCGAACTGGATGCGGAGCATGTTGATGACATCAAGCTTGTCGATGACGGCGTCCAGACTGTAGGAGACCTGAACGGGCAGATTCTGCACCTGAGCGGGCATCAGGGTCGGAGGGCCGACCAGAATGACCTCCGCTCCCAGTTTCGTCAGGGCATGGATATTGCTGCGGGCGACCCGGGAATGAGCAATATCGCCGACAATCCCGATTTTCAGGCCTTCGAGGGTTCCTTTGATTTGGCGGATGGTATAGGCATCCAGCAGGGCCTGGGTCGGATGTTCGTGGAATCCGTCGCCGGCGTTGATGACACAGGCCTTAATCGAGCGGCTGAGCAGATGCGCTGCACCGCCTGCACCGTGCCGAATGACCACAATATCAACCCCCATGGCCTCCAGATTGCGGGCGGTGTCAATCAGGGTTTCGCCTTTGTTGACGGAACTGGAGGTCTTGGTGAATTCGATCACGTCAGCGCTGAGCCGGCTGGCGGCGAGGGTAAAACTGTTTCGAGTACGCGTGCTGTCTTCGAAAAACATGTTGACCACGACTTTGCCGCGCAGAGCCGGGGCTTTTTTGATGGAGCGGGTGCTGAATTCTTCAAAACCGCGGGCGGTATCCAGGATAAATTCGATTTCTTTTCGGCTGAGCTCCCGCAAGCCGATGAGGTGCTTTCGCCGCCACTGAAAGTCCGTTTTCGTTGTCTGCGTCACAGAATTACTCGACTATTACCTGCTCAATTTGATCGGTTTCTTTTAAGAGAACTCGAACCCGTTCCTGCGGGCTGACCTCCGCGCGAAAGCCGATGTAATCAGCCCGAATCGGCAGTTCCCGAATGCCGCGGTCAATCAGAACCGCCAGCCGAATGGCCTTGGGGCGGCCCAAATCCGTCAGCGCATCCATTGCTGCCCGAACGGAACGTCCGGTATGAAGAACATCATCCACCAGAAGAATGGTCGTCTGGTGGATGTCAAAGGGAATTTCTGTGGTCCGAACCTGCGAAGAAACGGCCTTCTGAGGGTCGTGAATGTCATCCCGGTAAAGGGTGATATCCAGTGTTCCGCGGGGGATTTCCTTGCCGAGCCGCTCGCTTAAGCGATTCTGAAGACGCTGAGCGAGGATTTCTCCGCGGCTTCGAATGCCGATGATGACCAGATTGTTATCGGTGCCGAGGTCAGAGATAATATCTTGACTGAGGGCATCCAGTATTTCGTTTATCTGGGTTTCGTTCAGCAGTACTTTCATCGGACCCCTTTTTCAGTCAGGGACAATGCATTCACTCTTTGTTTTCTATCGGACGCAACTATACCAAAGGAACAATTACAAGGCAAGAATTTCTCGGAATTTGGGAACAGGAGCCGATATTATCGGATGTAGTGTGTCGAAGATGGAAAGAATGAACCTGTTGCGGTTTTGGTGTCGATTGTGGTAAAATGGCAGGTTGTCTATGGCTCGTGGTTTCAATAAGGGTTTCGGGAAAAGGATGTCCGGAAAAAACCAACATTCGATGAGTTTGTGCATCCTCTTTATATTGGGGTGGTTTTTTTCAGCGTATGCGTCGGAAGGATTGTCAAGTGTTTCTCTCCAGCCGATCTCGCTGTCTTCCTGCGGAATCCGCCAGCTGCAGGAGGCCGAGCCGAATCTGACAGGGTTGGATGTCACCCTTGCCGCAGTCTGTCGGTCTATGATGTATGTGAACGGACTGCCCCAGGATGATTATCGATTGAATATGGCGCATGCGAGTCTGCGCGGGGGCCGTGTCTTTTTTGAAGACGGCTCGGATGGATTGTACGGTCTTTCGCCGCACGAAACGGCTGTCGGCGGGATTTTAATCGGTCTGGATTTTCAGGGAACTCATCCTCTGACGGGTCCTTTTGTTTACAAAGGCGTCTGTCCGGATGCGACGGTGGAGGTTTTTGAGTTTTGGCGGTTTGTGAGCTTAACGGTCTTCGGCGGCAAACCGTTTTCGGCCGATGTGCTCACGCTCAGTTTGGGGGATTTTTACGAAGATTGGTGGACGCGGGGGATTGAGCGGCTGGCCCATAAGACGGGGGTATTGGTAGTGGCTTCGGCGGGAAACGGTCTTCGGGTTTCCGACCGGATTTTGTATCCGGCAGGCGGGGCGAATGTTCTGGCGGTGGGGGTCGTTCCATCCCAGGTCGAGCCGGACGGCACACCGAGTTTGCGGTTTTTCTCAATGCCGCATCGGCAGGTTTCCAGTTTCGGCCCCACGGCGGACGGCCGCAGCAAGCCGGACCTTGTGGCGCCGGGGCGAGCCCTCGTGCCGTCCGCATATGATGCCTTAACCTACGAAATCGCCGGCGATTACTCCAGTCTGGCCACCCCGCTGGTTTCCGGGGCGGCGGCCCTGCTGGTCCAGAAAATTTCTCAAACTCCGGCACTGGCGGAACGAATCCGCCCGGAAACCCGCAACTGCGTTCTGCGGGCAGTTTTCATGACCTCAGCGCAAAAACTGCCGTGGTGGCATAAGGGACGGCCCGGGCGGGAAGATGATGTTGTTGTGCCGCTGGATTGGCTGCAGGGAGCCGGCCTTTTGGATGCCAAAGAGGCCTATGCACTTTTAACGGAAGGCGCCCGTCCGGAAGAGGGGGGCTTGAAGGGCTGGGACAATCCGATTTTGGATGCGGACCGTCCGGAGGCGGTTTATTCGATTTCCGTTCCAGCGGGACAGGATATTTTCTTGACCGCCACGGCCGTTTGGAATCGTGCTTTTGAGGACCGGTTTCCGTTTCGGCCTTTGCCGGAAGAGGATGGGGATTTGCGGCTGGAGTTGTGGAGGATTGACCCGAATCAGGCGGAGAAGAGTTTGGTGGATGCCTGCGACAGTCCGGTAGATACAGTTGAACATCTGTATGTCCGTCTTCCGGAGGAAGCGGCTTCGTATGAATTGGTTGTCCGATTTAGTCAGCCGCAGGCCGCACAGAAGAGTACCGGACGTCCGGTTGCTCTGGCTTGGTCTATTGGGCCGGACCGTTCGAAGGAGAATCCGTGGTGGTATGATTTAAATGAAGACGGTCAGATTGACCAGACGGATAAACTGATTTATCAGGTTTTTGAGAACGGACGGTCGGATATCCTCTCAGAACCTTCTTTGTCGGAAACTCTTCGGCTCAGTCCGGAGCGAATCGAACTGCTTGAGCGGCAGTGGACGGATTGGCATTCGTATTTGAGTTTATGGACTGCCGGAGAAGAAGAGCCGGCGGCGTCTAATCCCTAAAGCGGAAGCTGAGCGTTTGATAAATCAGCTTGGCGGCCAGAAACTCGCAAGCCCATAGATGGTCTCGCGGACAAAGCTCAACGACATCCATCCCGATTACATTCCGGTTTTCGCAGAGCTGTTCGATTAATGAAATGACCTCGTACCATCCCAATCCGCCGGGTTCGGGAGTGCCGGTAGCGGGCATCAGGGACGGGTCAAAGACATCCAGGTCGATGGTCAGATAGACATTCTCCGTCAGCAAAGAAAGCAGGGCGTCCATCCAGCGCCGCTGGGGGTCGGCCGCGATTTGATGAGCAAAGAAGACTCTGGTTTTGTCCAAAGCCGGTTTTTCACATGAGTCCATGCTCCGGATGCCTGCCTGAACGATGGGGCAAAGCTGCCTGGCTCGAGCCATGACACAGGCGTGATTGTAGATAGACCCTTCGTATTCTTCGCGGGTGTCGGCGTGGGCATCCAGCTGCAGAACGGTCAGATTGGAGAACGATTGAGCGGCGGCCTGAAAGGCCCCGATGCTGACGGAATGTTCCCCGCCCAAAAGAACCGGGAATTTGCTTTTTTGAAAATATCCGAGCATTCTTCGGCGAACCTGTTCGACCATTTCATCGGGAGTGGGACAACCCTGAACAGGGGCATCCGTGGCGATACCTTTGCGAAAGACCTCCGAGTCGGTCAGGATGTCATAAAACTCCAGATTTTTTGACGCTTTCAATATCGCTTCAGGTCCTTTGTCAGCCCCCTTTATCCAGGTACTTGTCTGGTCATAAGGAACCGGCAGAATGACGATTTGGGCGGTCCGGAAATCGGTATAGCGCGATTCAAAATCACCAAAGGAGAAACCATTTGTCATTTTTGGGTCTCCCGACAAGGAAAAAGGGATTTTTGGACGGCTGCCCAAAAATCCCTGATTTTTGACATCCTTATTCGTTTTTTAGTCGAAAAGAAAGACCGCGATGGCGACCGTAGTTGTCCAAAGGTCTTTGACACCCCGGGCGGTCTGCGTGATATTGGTTGTTTTAATGAACAGGCCGCTGGATTTGTAGGCTTGCTCTTTTTCTGACCAGGCCTTGTCGGGATCGACTTCATAACCGAGCGTGGTTCCGAGCATGCCGGCTGCCAGGTCTTCGGCCATATCTTCCGCTTCGCGTTTGTTCATTCCGTGGCCGTGCACTTCGCTTAAGTAGCCCCAGTTGCTCTTTTGCTTGGGGACGGCGACGCCGACGGAGGAGGCAATCAGTCGGCCGTGCTCATTGGTATCGCAGCGAGCCAGGACGCAGAAGCTGATGGCTCCGGGGACGAGGAGTTTGAGCCCTTCGTTTCGGCTGATAATCCGGCAGTAGGGAGGCAAAATCGAGGAAACCTGCACGAGGTTCTGCTGAGCTACGCCTGCATCCCGAAGGGCTTCTTCAAAGGATTTCAGGCGGTATTTGTGCCGGCCGACCCCTTTTGTTAAAAACATCCGCGACGGTACAAGATTGAGCATTCCCGTACTCTCCTGGAAAAGAGATATACTTTCTGTTTCGATTCGATTCCCTTTTTATCGGAGAAATTTTATCCCCCTTCAGGAGGGGGGCAAGAAAAAATTTGAAAAAATCATCCAGAGTGTCCGAAAGTGGACTTACTCGGGAGACAATGAGCCGGTCGAACCAAACATGTGGAAATGGAGAAGTTTTTTTATAAAACCAGTTGCGAATTGCGGGGAACATTCTATAATTTCCCCCCGTTTCTTTTTGAAGGCCAAGGCCCTGAAAGGCCGAAAACATTGAGACTGACAAGGGCTGACAGACCTGCTGTTTGAGCCAATTGAGGAAGGACGCTATGGGAAAAAAGAAAGCCAAAAAACTGAGCGAACGCGAGCTGGAGCGCTATAAACAGCTGCTGCTGGAAAAGCAGAAGGAAGTCCTGGCGGACCTGCAAAGCATTGAGCAGAATATGTTTCAGGACGGGGGAGAGATTTCGAGCATGCCGGTTCATCTGGCGGATATCGGAACAGACAATTTCGAACAGGAGTTTACGCTCGAGTTGATGGAGGAAGCCAAACGGACCCTGCACGAAATCCAGCAGGCGCTGAACCGGATTGAAGACGGCACTTTCGGGATTTGTGAGGGGCTGGGGATTCCGATTGAGAAGGAGCGGCTGGATGCGATTCCATGGACCCGGTACAGTCTGGAATATGCCCGTCAGAAGGAAAAGGAGAACGGACCGAGTTTTATTCGGCGCCGTCCGATTGATATTGAGCGGGAAAGCGAGTACGAGGACGAGGAGGTCCTGGAAGACGAAGAAGTGGACGCCTTCGACGAGGATGTCGAGATGGAGCCGCTGGAAGATGCCGAGGACATTGAAGAGCCGGACGAGGAGTTTGAATAATCCGATTGTTCCGGCCGCTTAAGGTGAAGGCGGTTCGTCCGGCTGACCGGTGCAGCTCAAAGGAGCAATCGGTTCAAGGGACGGTTTCAGAATGCGGGCATCTCCGGCAACGATGATGACCATTTTGTCGGGCTGAAGCGTCTTTTGCGCCAGAGCCAGGCAATCCTCCGCCGTGGCGGTCCGAATGGTTTCGAACAGGCGGTCCAGATAATCCCGTCCGAGGTTTTGCGACTCCATCAGCCACAGGTCCTCGGCAATCTGCTGCGGTGTTTCTCTTCGCAGCAGAAAGGTCCCGGCAATATAGGTTTTGGTGTCTTCCAGTTCGGCAGGGGTCGGCGGGCGGGTTTGAAGGTCCTCAATCAGCTCAAAGATGGTTTGAATGGTTTGCGGGACTGAATCATTTCTTGTGAACGTCTGAATGGTAAACATCCCGGCCTGATGGAAGGCCAGATAGGTGCTCCAGATGCCGTAGGTGAGCCCTTTTTCGACGCGGACCACACGATTCAGGCGGCTGTTGAAGGAACCGCCGAAATAGCCGCCGACAATCCGGCTCAGAAAATACTCCGGCTGATCGTGCCGGGTCAGACCGAGCTGGCCGATTCGGATTTGGGCCTGGGAGCTGCCAGGCATATCCACCAGACAAAGCCGTCGGGATGACATCGGCGGGACAGGAGACAGGGCGATGTCCGGAAGAGGACGGGGATTTTTCCAGTCTCCCAGATATGTTTTCGCCAGGGTGAATGCCCGTTCGGGCTGAATGTCTCCGGCAAAAATCAGAACAGCTTTTTCCGGTCGGGCAAACTGTTCCCAAAAAGCGGCCAAATCCGCCGGACTCAGTCGGTTTAGGTCTTTGGTTTCTCCTTCCGGTGTCCGTGCGTACGGATGGCCGGCAAAGAGTTCTTTTCGGAGCTGTCGGTCCGCCTGGTAGTCGGGGGATTGTTCCTGTACGGACAGAGACGCGGTTTGCTGTCGGCGAAGCTTTTCAAATTCACTGGGGTCGAAAGCGGGATATTGAACCACTTCCGCCAGGAGCCGCACCGCCTCTTGGGCCTGTTCGGCCAGGCAGTTCATGGAGACAATACCGTCATCCAGAGAGGCCTGACCGCTTAAGGCAATCGCGCGGCGTTCGAGTTCTTCGGCCAGTTGTGCTTCGGTATAATGAGCAGTCCCCTTGGGGAGCATGGCAAACGCCATCGAAGCTGCAGCCGGCTTGCTTTCACACCAGCTTCCATAGGGCAGCCCCAGCATAATGCTTAAAAAAGGCACTTCGTGATTGGGCACCACCAGGATTTTCAGGCCGTTATCGAGAATCTGTTCGGCGTAATGCGGGCTCAGTCGGGCCGGCTGAATCGATTTGATGGGCGGTTTCTTGGGAAACGACGGCGGACGCTTTTCGCCGGGACGTCCGGGAGGCGGAGACACGTCCTCCCGCAGGGCCGTCAGGGGAGCGGTTTCATCCTCTTTTTGGCCGACAGGATTCTGCAGAACGCGGACGGTCAGCCGGCGGGATTCCGTCAGATAGGTTTTCGCAACCCGGCGAATATCTCCCTCTGTGACGGTCTGTATCCGACGAAAAATATCGTTGGCTTTAGACGTATCGCCGAGGATCATGGAGGCGGTGCCGAGCAGTTCCGCTTTACTCTCGATGGTCAGGTTTTCCACGACGGCTTTTTTTAAGGCGTTATTGCGGGCTTTTTCGAGTTCTTCCGGACGGACGCCTTCGGCGGCGATGCGGGCCAGTTCGGTCCGGATGACGTTGAGGACCTGATTAGGGTCGCCGTTTTCCTGAAGCATTCCGCCGGCGACAAAGACCCCGTCGTGTTCCAGATTGTACGTCCAGGCGGTTACGTGGACGGCGGTTTGGGTTTCGGCAACCAGCTGACGGTAAAGGCGGCTGCTGCGGCCTTCTCCAAGTATAGCGGCCAGAAAATCCAGCGGCACCTCATCGGGATGGCCGAGGGGAACGGTTCGCCAGACGATGCCTGCCAGCGGGGCCGGGGCGATTTCATCCGGAATGACCAGTTCGCGGGGACCTTCCGGCTGGGGTTCGCGAACGGCGACTTTGGGCGGTTCCGGACGCTTCTGAATCCAGCCGAAATAGCGCTGCGCCAGCCGCTGGGCATCAGCGTGTTTTACAGCCCCGACAATCAGCAGGACGGCATTATTCGGCACATAATATCGGCTCCAGAATTCCCGCATTTCTGCGGCGCTTGCCGCCCGCAGATGGGCGAGATTGCCGATGGGAACCCAGCGGTAAGGATGTTCCCTGAAAAGGGCGGCGGCTACTTTTTTATAGACATTGCCGTAGGGTTCATTTTCCCGCATGCGCAGTTCTTCTTCGACAACTTTCCGCTCCGTGTCCACAGCATCCTGATCGATTTTCAGAAAGGCCATTCGTTCCGCCTCCAGCCAGAGGGCCAGCTCAATCTGGTCGGCAGGAAGTGTCTG includes:
- the speB gene encoding agmatinase, encoding MTNGFSFGDFESRYTDFRTAQIVILPVPYDQTSTWIKGADKGPEAILKASKNLEFYDILTDSEVFRKGIATDAPVQGCPTPDEMVEQVRRRMLGYFQKSKFPVLLGGEHSVSIGAFQAAAQSFSNLTVLQLDAHADTREEYEGSIYNHACVMARARQLCPIVQAGIRSMDSCEKPALDKTRVFFAHQIAADPQRRWMDALLSLLTENVYLTIDLDVFDPSLMPATGTPEPGGLGWYEVISLIEQLCENRNVIGMDVVELCPRDHLWACEFLAAKLIYQTLSFRFRD
- a CDS encoding arginine decarboxylase, pyruvoyl-dependent, which produces MLNLVPSRMFLTKGVGRHKYRLKSFEEALRDAGVAQQNLVQVSSILPPYCRIISRNEGLKLLVPGAISFCVLARCDTNEHGRLIASSVGVAVPKQKSNWGYLSEVHGHGMNKREAEDMAEDLAAGMLGTTLGYEVDPDKAWSEKEQAYKSSGLFIKTTNITQTARGVKDLWTTTVAIAVFLFD
- a CDS encoding pitrilysin family protein, producing the protein MTKRMIGLAVCLLGMGFGFSACRSAWVAKRPACGPEQLFDFREITLSNGLKVITLEDFSSPIVTVQVWYHVGSKDEDPARQGFAHMFEHMMFKGTDRVGPSEHFELLKRVGARTNGYTSFDKTVYLQTLPADQIELALWLEAERMAFLKIDQDAVDTERKVVEEELRMRENEPYGNVYKKVAAALFREHPYRWVPIGNLAHLRAASAAEMREFWSRYYVPNNAVLLIVGAVKHADAQRLAQRYFGWIQKRPEPPKVAVREPQPEGPRELVIPDEIAPAPLAGIVWRTVPLGHPDEVPLDFLAAILGEGRSSRLYRQLVAETQTAVHVTAWTYNLEHDGVFVAGGMLQENGDPNQVLNVIRTELARIAAEGVRPEELEKARNNALKKAVVENLTIESKAELLGTASMILGDTSKANDIFRRIQTVTEGDIRRVAKTYLTESRRLTVRVLQNPVGQKEDETAPLTALREDVSPPPGRPGEKRPPSFPKKPPIKSIQPARLSPHYAEQILDNGLKILVVPNHEVPFLSIMLGLPYGSWCESKPAAASMAFAMLPKGTAHYTEAQLAEELERRAIALSGQASLDDGIVSMNCLAEQAQEAVRLLAEVVQYPAFDPSEFEKLRRQQTASLSVQEQSPDYQADRQLRKELFAGHPYARTPEGETKDLNRLSPADLAAFWEQFARPEKAVLIFAGDIQPERAFTLAKTYLGDWKNPRPLPDIALSPVPPMSSRRLCLVDMPGSSQAQIRIGQLGLTRHDQPEYFLSRIVGGYFGGSFNSRLNRVVRVEKGLTYGIWSTYLAFHQAGMFTIQTFTRNDSVPQTIQTIFELIEDLQTRPPTPAELEDTKTYIAGTFLLRRETPQQIAEDLWLMESQNLGRDYLDRLFETIRTATAEDCLALAQKTLQPDKMVIIVAGDARILKPSLEPIAPLSCTGQPDEPPSP